The sequence below is a genomic window from Pseudomonas cremoricolorata.
CCAGCGCTCGTGGGTCTGCTCGTCGATCACATAACGCAGGCAATTGTGCTCGCTCAGCGCGGCCGGCGTGTCTGGCCAGCCGTGGCGCGCCAGGTAGTCAGGCGAAGCGCAGGCGATGCGCCGGTTATCGGCCAGCAGGGCCACCGCCACCAGGCTGGAGTCGGCCAACTGTCCATAGCGAATGCTGGCATCGAGCGGCGTGCTGAACAGGTCAGCGACCTGGTCGCTCAGGCGCACCTGCAACAGCAGGCGCGGATGGGCAAGCTGGAAGGCATCGAGCCAAGGCAGCAACAGATTGCGGCCAGTGTCCGAAGGCATTGAAAGCCGCAGCGTGCCGGCAATCTCGTCACGGCCTTCGCTGAGCACCGCCTCGCCACTGTGCAAGGCCTGCAGCGCCTGGCGCGCGTGGGGCAAATAGCGCTCGCCGTGCTCCGACAGGCGCAGGCTGCGGGTCGAGCGCA
It includes:
- a CDS encoding LysR substrate-binding domain-containing protein, whose protein sequence is MIRVDDLQIFVTTAGAGSFSAAARQLDISPALASGAMQRLEASLGVRLFVRSTRSLRLSEHGERYLPHARQALQALHSGEAVLSEGRDEIAGTLRLSMPSDTGRNLLLPWLDAFQLAHPRLLLQVRLSDQVADLFSTPLDASIRYGQLADSSLVAVALLADNRRIACASPDYLARHGWPDTPAALSEHNCLRYVIDEQTHERWSFRVGETVQTVQVEGDRVSDDAEVVRRWAVAGLGIAYKSRLDVLDDLRHGRLLELFPETRGQPAPLQLVCAHRTALTPAVQALRGFLLERLQQYVLEQ